The Cannabis sativa cultivar Pink pepper isolate KNU-18-1 chromosome 8, ASM2916894v1, whole genome shotgun sequence genomic interval GGTAAGACTCAGGAGGAATATAACATTGATAACAGTAAGAAGGATAGTCAAATTCCAACACCACTTAATTGATAGCCAAAACGATAGGGAAAAGAAAAACAACCATTTCGAGTTAAAATActaaagagaaatgctaaagggcaccactCCTAGCACCCTCCTATGTGTCAATCACAACGCGACAAGCAGGGCCGACCCTGAGGGTAGGCAGACTAGTCATGCGCCTCGGGCCTCCGAACGCTCAGGGCCCCGAAATTgtgaattttttattaatatatagataaaattttaaataagaagaaaatataataaaaattatttggtGTAGTGGTAAAAGGTTTAATTTCTTTCTAAGAGGTCATGGATCAATTCCCAACctaattataatttgttttaatagttaaactatatatatatatatatatatatagagaccCCAAAATTTGATTTCGCCTTAGGCCCCATATACCTTAGGACCGCCCCTGGCGACAAATtaagaaggtgctaggcaccactgatgcgtaatagcaatgctcaataCTAAACTTATCCAACTGGGCCAACTCAACTCAAAATTCAACCTGCATCAAATTACATCATAAATGTCAATAAAACCCGATTAATTTTTAATCAAATTAATACTAAGCAAAAAGACTTCAAATATCACAGTTTTTGTTTAGAAATTGATTTTCATGGTTTACAAATCACTGACGGAGATAATAATTCATAACCATTATTAATTagtattaattaaaatcaacgcTAAAAGGTCAATGGATcaggaattttattaattaccacataatattgattaaaaaattaattaaaaacatatatatatttttagcacGACGGACAAATGAGAATGGTGAATACAAACATGTCCCAGTTACTCTGAACTAAAATTTagtgtgtatatataaaaaggtacaatatgtaattaattttatggACATTATAATAGGGTGTGCCGGCcactatataaatattatataatatactaaaaatatattgacTACTGATTTGTCACACGGTTATGATCGACTTAttattaaactatatatataagataaatatattaattctcACTTTCCGAAGTCACATATTATTTCAATAACGCTCatcaaaaatcctaattaattaatataatttaaatatttttttttaaagaaaataactttattaatattactatttaatattaattaaaaaaatagccGACATTAAATGCATGGCTTATGATTTTTAACCGCGATATGGAGTCAGCAGACCACTACAGTGTCACCGGCTTTTCTCCACGACATGTTCtaattctatttaattaattaattaattacactttgattttatttattaatatacatcttaattaattatattatatatacatgaacATATATTAAAGACTCATGCACCGACAAATACAATAACAACATAAAGATGAAATGAGATTTAGAGCATTTTCATGTGTTCATCAGTGAACAacaaaggttttttttttttctcttgttatattatttttcttggtcagtactgaaaatatatgttttttttttaaaaaaaaaaaccacgcttttgtttattgtttttatgaatgaaaaaaagtaaaagaaaatcaaagggtcgtatattaatttatttcctttGTGGGGATATTTTTAGTGCACTCTTTCACTGTTTGCTTCAGCTTGTTTCACCTTAATtgagaaaaaattcaaaagagTGAGCAATGCATTTATATAAAGAGTACTATGAAAACTCGTACGACCAgaattttgattaattatatgtataataataagaaaataaattattatcttttgcagaaaagatataaaaaaaaaaaaagagtaaagagAACTTGTTTAAGTATAAGTGCATGTTAGGTTAGCCTGTATAAATACATGGATTGAGTTTGATGAGaagttaaataataataataaaaaaaggtaTAAATTAGAGTTCcaagaataattttttattttttaaaaaaagtacagTACTACGTACTACTGTAAGACTTAATTAACCCCAACCGTCAGATTTTAATGATTTGATTTCAGCCGTGGGATTAGTTTGACCATatatcctcttcttcttctagtTAATATAGTAGACTAGTGTAGTAGTAGTGTatggtcatatatatatatatatttgcatgCCTATATATGCATGTCGTGGCTTTTCAaatcgtaataattaatattcagtGATCTCTCTCCAGGCTCTGATCCTCTGCGACCATATTACTCTGATCCTCTGCGACCATATTACTCTAAATAGTCATATCGATTATCATGTGATATCTCCAAAATACCCTTTTTGTGTTTACTGTCTCTGAATTAATTAAGTCTCTGAAACCAAGGCTATTGTTGTCAAATTAAAGACTAGACCAAACAAGCATGAGGTGAAGGAATCGAAGTATACTACAAACATGGCCCGACAACCACAATCGGACCGGACCGtcgtatataaatatatctttatatatatacacatcaatttttttctttttctttattagtttttttttattttatttttgtctgAGTCTCAACTTTCTCAccccaaaaagaaaaatataccaCTCTGCTATGTACCATCTCATCCAACCCAGTGCCACTACTATACTTCTTTTGCTGGTTAAAGGAACTTCTTGTACGGTCATCCCCTTTTTTAGATATATATTTACAACATTAAGTGCACACATCATCACTTTTGTCTATATTAGACACAGTGATGTATTTTGGTAGGAATATTAGTGGAAAAATGATATTATTGATTTGTGATTTATTCTTTTGAATGGTATAATAGGAATAAATTATGTGTAAATTAACAAaaatgttctttatttatttatttatttattttgataatgtaagtgtataaaattattGGGTATCAATCTAATTTCATATTTGAAGAATAAGTAAGAATTGACTTGAATATAAACGTTgcacttattttattattagagcaaaactttttaagaaaatatttaaaaataaaaccgTGAGAGCTTAGCTGGTGGCCTAACAAAGTGGAAGAAGAGGGCACAACAAAAATAAGAGTATAAGGGTAATTTTATTTGCATATAAATGGTGTAAAGGGTGATAATTAGATAGGTGTAGAAATAGTGATTCGAATTTCTATTAAGAATACACACACCACACTATAAACTTTTAAAGAGGgcgtataaataattaatattaataattaaggaaAAAGGTAGTGTGTTTGTATATGGGACATGCTGCGTACATGTCTATGCATATATAAGCATGCGCTGTCCCACTTGCTTGTGTTCcattattcaatatatatatatatatgatcttatTAAGAATAAGAtcacttagaaaaattaattaaaaaaataaaaatggctTAGTATATTACTATTATAccatatgtatacatattatatacGACACTTTTGTAAAATGAGGCCAATTtagtatgtatacatatatgttaTATGTGCTCATGTGTGCatattaattaaacaaaagtAATGAACCCAAAAGAATGTCCCACACTAAAATAGCCATGTGATGCAGTTACTTTTAAAGCTTAAAAAGCTTCTATTCATCACTTACTATCActtaattatcattattatatatgtgtaatatgtttttttttttggaaaacttttattttcttcTCTCGAACCCAATTAAAGAAGTAGTagctgttttttgttttaaattaaatgtgTAATAAACTAGATAGAAGTTATTGTATATGTTCatataattaaatctaataaatgactactaaacaacataaaaacaaacaaataaacataAATGGGTGTCtctacttaattaattaatataacaaCTAGctagctagtatatatatatatatataactatttaataataataataaaaagagaataagagaatgttagagatattattcatgaaaaatataatacataTGTACAAATCAATAGAAGAATGAAGCTAGCGCACATGCAAGAACACTGCCAATTTTGGATCAGTTGATCATCTCTACTCTATCCCACTTGATCCCAGATAATATATAtacagttatatatataaatataacaaaaggaatgaaataataaaaatataaagtcTGATTTGTATAGAATATGGATATTTGTAACTGGTCacgtaataataatatatatatttatggagaGAGAGACGTTATGAAAGTATGGTAACTAAAATAAATGCGCATGAAGGTCGGGTCAAAAGGAACACAGGTTTGTGATAGCCacgttctttcttttcttttctttttcctaataataataataataataataataataataataattaatttgatttatttaGATATATACAAATGGGCGTAGGCATATAGGAATGGCATTACTAATAGTATTGACCGACAACAAGGACGAACACAGCCGTCTATTAACCAACTCTCTTCTGATAAAGCCTGTTCTTCTTGTCTCCCCCTCTCTCTCGAATTTTAAATATACACACAACAAAATGTTTTATTATAAACTAGTATTTATGTAGTTATGTTATTCAACATTCTTAATTATAGTGTTTACATGTCTTATAAATAAGGTtagtaattagtaattttttccttaaaattttgacatgtaataAATCGTGTCTTCTGAACTTTTTTTGCTAttaaaaattcccccaaactattaagattgttaaatttaaagacttttgtctaatttcattcaattttactgtttcagtgattgtttatgtactaaaccatgctcctcagactttgatatctaccaaatcatgtcccttaaattttgatattactaaatcatgctctttGAACTTTCatttatgttagaatttttttactaaaattagacaaaagtccttaaatttaacaatctcaatagtttaggaagaatttttaacgaccaaaaaaattcaagaagcacgatttagtacatgtcaaagttcaggagaAAAAATATAGTAATTAGCCTTAgcctaaaaataattagtaaatatcaaGTACTtcttactttaaaaaaaaatacaaatatatcaAGTACTCCTAGTGTTTTAGCATTGAGTATTGTTATTTGACAATTTAAAAGTACTTAACAATACACTAATTTCCCTATTAATTTCTCTTATGTTATTAGTCAAAATATCAAGTTTACATATTTATTAGGAATAATTAAggaaacaaaataacaaacaaccCATATATATACTTGCCTTCTTTAGCAATAGTTATAAAACGCTTAAAACTTACGTTACAATATGATTACTCGTAATCTTAATTATTCACCACAGACCAAACTTTATCATTCTTTTCTTCCAAAACTACCCCtttcattaaactaaaaaaaaaaaacgtactCTCTTTCCCCTCCAAACTTTTTTCCAAACTCAATCACATCTATAAATACCAATAACCAAACCCAACATTCTTGGCCATTAACAAACACTTTTCAAGTTTCATCACTACGTAGCCACAATAATGCAGTACGAAACAGAGTCATGGGTCGGGTCGAATAACGGTTACATGGATATTGACCCGGTTGAGCACATAGAGAGGTTAGCCTCAGACAACGCCGTGGTCATTTTCAGTATGAGCAGCTGTTGCATGTGCCACGCAATCAAGAGACTCTTCTGTGGTATGGGAGTAAACCCCACTGTACACGAGCTGGACCTTCACCCCACTGGATCCCACCTCCACTCTGCTCTACTCACTCTTCTCGGCTCTTCCTCCGCCCTTCCCGTCGTTTTCATCGGCGGAAAACTCGTCGGAGCAATGGACAGAGTCATGGCTTCTCATATCAATGGTACTCTTGTCCCTCTTCTGAAAGAGGCCGGAGCTCTTTGGCTTTGAACAtttcaccaccaccaccatcacaACAACCACCGTCGCCGTCGCCGTCGCCGTCGCCGTCGCCGTCACTGTTTTGTTTTTGCATAGAATTAGAAAAAGGTTGAAGCTTGCAGAGGTAGTGGAGTTTGagtgttcttcttcttttgaaAAATCTAATCTAATTAAGTAATCACTaattaatatctatatatattatataatctttttttttttttttcatgttatgatttttctttgtattttgcactaattaatctttttttttttgtgtgtaatTTTCTCCCTCCTCTGTATACCAAAGAAAACAGAaaacgaaaaagaaaaaaaaaagagttaattaattaaattttctttttttgttttattttatttggtcTACTTTTGaactgttttattttatttttattaattagctAGTACATTGTCTTTATTAGCTTGTTATAGCTAGGACCTTTTTTTTAGCTCCAAGTTTATACTGTTAAAAATATAGTTGAATATTCAGTCTTattcattttaatttatatatgtatatatattttttagaagGGTCAACATGTGGAGTAGTGGACCCCTGTTCTTTTGGTCAAATGAGCAATATTGTAATATACGAACGGTGTCGTTTATAGACAAACAACTCCATATCCACAGCAATTAGCATCATAGCATATTGTGTGTTTGGCCAAAAGAGTTAAAAAAGTGCTTATACTTATACAGTGTGTTTGACTTTGACCATATATTGTTTGACCTTTGATGACGTTTTTGATGTATAATCAATCACCAAATCTAGATTTGCGCCAGAAAAGtagcttattttattttattttaatttatttaagttcTCTTTAGCTTAAAAAAAGTAGCTTAACTCAAAAGCTCAATTTGGGCCCAATTTTTGTTACTGTGGCACCCACTTGCCATTTTGACTGGGCCTGACCTCACTTTTCGACGGTGATGGTGGGCTTGAGTCCTTTTCAGTGAGCGGTCATCAAATATCCGTACTCATAGGGTCCCACTCCACTTCGTTGATCTTTCTACGTACGGCCACGTAAGACAAACAACTAGCCACTTCTTCTGCCACGTAGGATttgatatttgtaatttttttaaggtcGGTATATGTATGAcgtatctttttctttttaaccaCAATTTGCAATTTCATTAATGCAAATCAGCTATTAAATTAACGGTCTAATTTTCAGATCGCTttataaaatttactaaaatagaaaacatagaaatagaccataaacttaggggtgttcgcggtgcgagTGGTGCggttttttaacatttttcaaaccaacttgcacatgcggtttttctaatttttcaaaccgcacccgcaccgcaaTACTAAAAAatcgcaaaaaccgcaccgtaaaaaatgatgcggtgcggtgcgattTTTGCAgtttgaactatcacaatttttttttttttgaaaaaatcataaaataattaaactatcattaatataattattccaaaatacttaagaaaatacaacaaacttgaaactaataaaagttataacaacaacaataaatcaataatctttttaaagtttcaacaacacacttaaatcaaaataacaaacttgaaactaattaagttccaacaacaatataaatgtacaactaacatacttacatcaatagattaaaaataaaacaaacacaaacttccaactataaattttaatacacaTGTATGGACTTGAGTTTGTTGctgagaagagagggtttgtgaGGAATTATGGATTTTGCCTTAAGATTTATAGGCTTGGGTTGGGCTCATATGCATGgggttaataaaataaatataaaaattgaaattttaaaagatgcggtgcggtttgaatcgcggtttaataattcaaaaccgtaaaccgcaccgcaccgcgcggtttgggaaaaattcaaaccgcaatcgcaccgcgaagaatttcaaaccgcattttttttttgcggtgcggacGGTTTGAGTGGTTTGATGTACACCCCTACATAAACTTTATCTCACCATTTGATGATTTTATCCAATGCTCATTATTACTAGCATCATGAACAAATATTAAACACCAGTCTCTTTTTGTTGGGTAATCTTCAACTGATTTAGGTAAGTAATTGCAACAGTTACCCTCTTTCACTAGATAAGTTCCTGTTGtttcaaatattaatataatggattgtgaataattagtaattttttatcgCTACTACAAAAATTGTCCTTTGCAACAGTTATTCAACAATACTCAATTAAAAAgtattgttaatttatttatttttatattttcacaCACATAATATATAAGTGTTGTCAATAACTCTtaggtttttacacttaattcttttaaacaaataaaaataagaagtaATTTTTACACCACGTATTAAAATTTCTAACTATTTTTACTCTTgggtagaattttttaaaaaatattgtatttttttttaaatactttgTAAGTTTTTATACTGTGTATTGTGTTAAATTTTTACTGTTATTCTTTAATTATTCCgctgttgttttaattgttctgttttgttgttttacggttattttataaagagatagtatttttataaaaaattcaatataatagtaaaattgtaaacttttatcacaattcaatatttttgtaaaaatttcaaaaataagtggtagatataattaaaattattaaaaaaattgaaaaagtaatCCTAATTAGAATCACATTGATGTTTAGTGAAGTGTAACttctataatatatattgacatgatataccaataagaaagaaaagaaaatctgTCATTCTCAAAAAACCATGGTAGAGATTATCAAACTACCATAATCTCTCAAAAATTTCCATTGGTTGTTATCTTTTAGGCTCTAAAGGATATGTTTATACAATAATTATAATGTGTAcattattcatatatataattattcttatttttgtGAAGATAATATTGGGTTGGGTAATATGATAAATATTATTTGGGTTATTTCATtaacttatatttttatttttctttccctcttgcaaatatagttctTGTCCTATGTTCTTCAAGTGGTAGGATGGAGCTCTAACATTAACTTATTTCTCACTTATAAGCTCTCATgagttattatttttacttaaaatgATAGTGAACAAGGTAAATTAACAGACTCATACATTCTATGTTGTATACAGTTTTTTTGCTTACTCTTACTAATGCACATGAATACATAATAATGctaatttttttcctttctttgcgGTGGTCATAAAATGGATAAGTGCATATATACATTTGACAATCAATAAAGATGAGCAACTTCAAACTTTCAAGAGTTGAacatttatatacttaaaatgtttaattattaatatttaatattaaataatttatatataaagataaaaaatttatatctgTGATTTATATTATACGGAGAATTAAAATCACttactataaataaaataatcaacagcacattaaaattatgaaactttTAATTAATGGTTGTTAGCACGATTCACTCATGTCCATTATTCAGTACAAATAATCTCAAATTCACATTGCTAATATAATATGACATCAAAATTTTGGTGCATATTTTGGATATTATAGAGGGATGATAAATTTAAAAGGAATCAAATGAGAATACTTTCACAATCAACTTTCA includes:
- the LOC115700956 gene encoding glutaredoxin-C7, which produces MQYETESWVGSNNGYMDIDPVEHIERLASDNAVVIFSMSSCCMCHAIKRLFCGMGVNPTVHELDLHPTGSHLHSALLTLLGSSSALPVVFIGGKLVGAMDRVMASHINGTLVPLLKEAGALWL